From a region of the Syngnathus scovelli strain Florida chromosome 19, RoL_Ssco_1.2, whole genome shotgun sequence genome:
- the LOC125986942 gene encoding sodium/potassium-transporting ATPase subunit alpha-3 isoform X3 codes for MGYGRSDSYRVATTQEKDEKESPKKKGGKGMDDLKKEVPITEHKMSVEEVCRKYTTDIVQGLTNARAAEYLARDGPNALTPPPTTPEWVKFCRQLFGGFSILLWIGAILCFLAYAIQAATEDEPAGDNLYLGIVLSAVVIITGCFSYFQEAKSSKIMESFKNMVPQQALVIREGEKMQINAEQVVAGDLVEVKGGDRIPADLRIISSHGCKVDNSSLTGESEPQTRSPDCTHENPLETRNIAFFSTNCVEGTARGIVVCTGDRTVMGRIATLTSGLETGKTPIAKEIEHFIHIITGVAVFLGVTFFVLSLVLGYSWLEAVIFLIGIIVANVPEGLLATVTVCLTLTAKRMARKNCLVKNLEAVETLGSTSTICSDKTGTLTQNRMTVAHMWFDNQIHEADTTEDQSGSSFDKSSQTWVSLARIASLCNRAVFKAGQDSLPILKREVAGDASESALLKCIELSCGTVKAMRDKNKKVAEIPFNSTNKYQLSIHESEDESENRYLLVMKGAPERILDRCSTIMLQGREQPMDDEMKEAFQNAYLELGGLGERVLGFCHLFLPEDSYPKGFAFDTDDVNFQTDNLCFVGLMSMIDPPRAAVPDAVGKCRSAGIKVIMVTGDHPITAKAIAKGVGIISEGNETVEDIAARLNIPVSQVNPRDAKACVIHGTDLKDLDQDQMDDILRNHTEIVFARTSPQQKLIIVEGCQRQGAIVAVTGDGVNDSPALKKADIGVAMGISGSDVSKQAADMILLDDNFASIVTGVEEGRLIFDNLKKSIAYTLTSNIPEITPFLFFILVNIPLPLGTITILCIDLGTDMVPAISLAYEAAESDIMKRQPRNPMRDKLVNERLISIAYGQIGMIQALGGFFAYFVIMAENGFRPSVLMGIRLNWDDRSNNDLEDSYGQQWTYEQRKIVEFTCHTAFFVSIVVVQWADVIICKTRRNSVFQQGMRNKILIFGLFEETALAALLSYCPGMDVALRMYPLKASWWFCAFPYSFLIFVYDEIRKLILRRNPGGWVERETYY; via the exons TATGGAAGGTCAGACAGCTACCGCGTGGCCACCACGCAGGAGAAGGACGAGAAGGAGTCACCCAAGAAGAAAGGAGGCAAGGGCATGGACGATCTCAAGAAGGAAGTCCCCATT ACGGAGCACAAAATGTCTGTGGAGGAAGTTTGCAGGAAGTACACCACTGACATCGTCCAG GGTCTGACCAACGCAAGGGCCGCCGAGTACCTGGCCCGAGATGGCCCCAATGCCTTGACCCCACCGCCCACTACTCCGGAGTGGGTCAAGTTCTGTCGCCAGCTGTTTGGCGGCTTCTCCATCCTGCTGTGGATCGGCGCCATCCTCTGTTTCCTGGCCTACGCCATCCAGGCCGCCACGGAGGACGAGCCCGCCGGGGACAAC TTGTACCTCGGTATCGTGTTGTCGGCCGTGGTCATCATCACCGGCTGCTTCTCTTACTTTCAAGAGGCCAAGAGCTCCAAGATCATGGAGTCCTTCAAGAACATGGTCCCCCAG CAAGCGCTGGTGATCCGCGAAGGGGAGAAGATGCAGATCAATGCCGAGCAGGTGGTGGCCGGAGACCTGGTGGAGGTGAAGGGGGGAGACCGAATCCCCGCCGACCTCCGCATCATCTCTTCCCACGGCTGCAAGGTGGACAACTCCTCTCTGACTGGCGAATCAGAGCCTCAGACCAGGTCGCCGGACTGCACCCATGAAAATCCTCTGGAGACCCGGAACATCGCCTTCTTCTCCACAAACTGTGTGGAAG GCACAGCTCGTGGCATCGTGGTGTGCACGGGCGATCGCACCGTGATGGGCCGCATCGCCACCCTCACTTCGGGCCTGGAGACCGGCAAG ACTCCCATCGCCAAGGAGATCGAGCACTTCATCCACATCATCACCGGCGTGGCCGTCTTCCTCGGCGTCACCTTCTTCGTCCTCTCGCTGGTCCTGGGCTACTCCTGGCTGGAGGCCGTCATCTTCCTCATCGGCATCATCGTCGCCAACGTGCCCGAAGGCCTGCTGGCCACCGTCACG GTGTGTCTCACTCTCACTGCTAAGCGCATGGCCCGCAAGAACTGCCTGGTTAAGAACCTGGAGGCGGTGGAGACGCTAGGTTCTACCTCTACTATCTGCTCGGACAAGACGGGCACTCTGACCCAGAACAGGATGACGGTGGCTCACATGTGGTTTGACAACCAGATCCACGAGGCCGACACGACCGAGGACCAGTCAG GCTCCTCCTTCGACAAGAGCTCCCAGACTTGGGTGTCCCTGGCCCGTATCGCCTCGCTGTGCAACCGCGCCGTGTTCAAGGCCGGCCAGGACTCGCTGCCCATCCTCAAGCGCGAGGTGGCCGGCGACGCCTCCGAGTCGGCGTTGCTCAAATGCATCGAGCTGTCTTGCGGCACCGTCAAGGCCATGAGGGACAAGAACAAGAAGGTGGCTGAGATACCCTTCAACTCCACCAACAAGTATCAG CTCTCCATTCACGAGAGCGAGGACGAGTCGGAGAACCGCTACCTGCTGGTGATGAAGGGGGCCCCGGAGAGGATCCTGGACCGCTGCTCCACCATCATGTTGCAGGGCCGCGAGCAGCCCATGGACGACGAGATGAAGGAGGCCTTCCAGAACGCTTACTTGGAACTGGGAGGCCTCGGGGAGCGAGTGCTGG GCTTCTGCCACCTCTTCCTCCCAGAGGACTCCTACCCAAAAGGGTTTGCCTTTGACACAGACGATGTCAACTTCCAGACGGACAATCTTTGCTTCGTGGGCCTCATGTCCATGATCGACCCGCCCCGCGCCGCCGTCCCCGACGCTGTCGGCAAGTGTCGCTCCGCCGGCATCAAG GTCATCATGGTGACCGGCGATCATCCGATCACAGCTAAGGCCATCGCCAAGGGTGTGGGCATCATCTCCGAGGGCAACGAGACGGTCGAGGACATCGCCGCGCGTCTCAACATCCCCGTGAGTCAGGTGAACCCCAG GGACGCCAAAGCCTGCGTGATCCACGGGACAGACCTGAAGGACCTCGACCAAGACCAGATGGACGACATTTTAAGGAACCACACGGAGATCGTCTTTGCCAGAACCTCACCTCAGCAGAAGCTCATCATCGTCGAAGGCTGCCAGAGACAG GGCGCCATCGTAGCCGTGACGGGCGACGGCGTCAACGACTCTCCCGCCCTCAAGAAGGCCGACATCGGCGTCGCCATGGGGATCTCCGGCTCGGACGTATCCAAACAAGCCGCCGACATGATCCTGCTAGACGACAACTTTGCCTCCATCGTCACAGGCGTGGAGGAAG GCCGCCTCATCTTTGACAACCTGAAGAAGTCCATCGCCTACACGCTCACCAGCAACATCCCCGAGATCACCcccttcctcttcttcatcctGGTCAACATCCCGCTCCCTCTGGGTACCATCACCATCCTCTGCATCGACCTGGGCACGGACATG GTGCCGGCCATCTCACTGGCGTACGAGGCGGCCGAAAGCGACATCATGAAGCGTCAGCCCAGGAACCCGATGAGAGACAAACTGGTCAACGAGAGGCTCATCAGCATCGCTTACGGACAGATCG GTATGATCCAAGCGCTCGGCGGCTTCTTCGCCTACTTCGTCATCATGGCAGAGAACGGCTTCCGGCCCTCCGTACTGATGGGAATTCGCCTCAACTGGGACGACCGctccaacaacgacctggaggaCAGCTACGGCCAACAATGG ACGTACGAGCAGCGCAAGATTGTGGAGTTCACGTGCCACACGGCCTTCTTCGTCAGCATCGTGGTGGTGCAGTGGGCTGACGTCATCATCTGCAAGACCAGACGCAACTCCGTCTTCCAGCAGGGCATGAG GAACAAGATTCTGATCTTCGGCCTGTTTGAGGAAACGGCTCTGGCCGCCTTACTGTCCTACTGCCCCGGCATGGACGTAGCGCTACGGATGTACCCGCTCAA GGCCAGCTGGTGGTTCTGCGCCTTCCCGTACAGTTTCCTCATCTTTGTTTACGATGAGATCCGAAAGCTCATCCTGCGCCGAAATCCTGGAG GATGGGTGGAAAGGGAGACATACTATTAA
- the LOC125986942 gene encoding sodium/potassium-transporting ATPase subunit alpha-3 isoform X2, whose product MADGGRRRESREPSHKLQRGENVFNYGRSDSYRVATTQEKDEKESPKKKGGKGMDDLKKEVPITEHKMSVEEVCRKYTTDIVQGLTNARAAEYLARDGPNALTPPPTTPEWVKFCRQLFGGFSILLWIGAILCFLAYAIQAATEDEPAGDNLYLGIVLSAVVIITGCFSYFQEAKSSKIMESFKNMVPQQALVIREGEKMQINAEQVVAGDLVEVKGGDRIPADLRIISSHGCKVDNSSLTGESEPQTRSPDCTHENPLETRNIAFFSTNCVEGTARGIVVCTGDRTVMGRIATLTSGLETGKTPIAKEIEHFIHIITGVAVFLGVTFFVLSLVLGYSWLEAVIFLIGIIVANVPEGLLATVTVCLTLTAKRMARKNCLVKNLEAVETLGSTSTICSDKTGTLTQNRMTVAHMWFDNQIHEADTTEDQSGSSFDKSSQTWVSLARIASLCNRAVFKAGQDSLPILKREVAGDASESALLKCIELSCGTVKAMRDKNKKVAEIPFNSTNKYQLSIHESEDESENRYLLVMKGAPERILDRCSTIMLQGREQPMDDEMKEAFQNAYLELGGLGERVLGFCHLFLPEDSYPKGFAFDTDDVNFQTDNLCFVGLMSMIDPPRAAVPDAVGKCRSAGIKVIMVTGDHPITAKAIAKGVGIISEGNETVEDIAARLNIPVSQVNPRDAKACVIHGTDLKDLDQDQMDDILRNHTEIVFARTSPQQKLIIVEGCQRQGAIVAVTGDGVNDSPALKKADIGVAMGISGSDVSKQAADMILLDDNFASIVTGVEEGRLIFDNLKKSIAYTLTSNIPEITPFLFFILVNIPLPLGTITILCIDLGTDMVPAISLAYEAAESDIMKRQPRNPMRDKLVNERLISIAYGQIGMIQALGGFFAYFVIMAENGFRPSVLMGIRLNWDDRSNNDLEDSYGQQWTYEQRKIVEFTCHTAFFVSIVVVQWADVIICKTRRNSVFQQGMRNKILIFGLFEETALAALLSYCPGMDVALRMYPLKASWWFCAFPYSFLIFVYDEIRKLILRRNPGGWVERETYY is encoded by the exons TATGGAAGGTCAGACAGCTACCGCGTGGCCACCACGCAGGAGAAGGACGAGAAGGAGTCACCCAAGAAGAAAGGAGGCAAGGGCATGGACGATCTCAAGAAGGAAGTCCCCATT ACGGAGCACAAAATGTCTGTGGAGGAAGTTTGCAGGAAGTACACCACTGACATCGTCCAG GGTCTGACCAACGCAAGGGCCGCCGAGTACCTGGCCCGAGATGGCCCCAATGCCTTGACCCCACCGCCCACTACTCCGGAGTGGGTCAAGTTCTGTCGCCAGCTGTTTGGCGGCTTCTCCATCCTGCTGTGGATCGGCGCCATCCTCTGTTTCCTGGCCTACGCCATCCAGGCCGCCACGGAGGACGAGCCCGCCGGGGACAAC TTGTACCTCGGTATCGTGTTGTCGGCCGTGGTCATCATCACCGGCTGCTTCTCTTACTTTCAAGAGGCCAAGAGCTCCAAGATCATGGAGTCCTTCAAGAACATGGTCCCCCAG CAAGCGCTGGTGATCCGCGAAGGGGAGAAGATGCAGATCAATGCCGAGCAGGTGGTGGCCGGAGACCTGGTGGAGGTGAAGGGGGGAGACCGAATCCCCGCCGACCTCCGCATCATCTCTTCCCACGGCTGCAAGGTGGACAACTCCTCTCTGACTGGCGAATCAGAGCCTCAGACCAGGTCGCCGGACTGCACCCATGAAAATCCTCTGGAGACCCGGAACATCGCCTTCTTCTCCACAAACTGTGTGGAAG GCACAGCTCGTGGCATCGTGGTGTGCACGGGCGATCGCACCGTGATGGGCCGCATCGCCACCCTCACTTCGGGCCTGGAGACCGGCAAG ACTCCCATCGCCAAGGAGATCGAGCACTTCATCCACATCATCACCGGCGTGGCCGTCTTCCTCGGCGTCACCTTCTTCGTCCTCTCGCTGGTCCTGGGCTACTCCTGGCTGGAGGCCGTCATCTTCCTCATCGGCATCATCGTCGCCAACGTGCCCGAAGGCCTGCTGGCCACCGTCACG GTGTGTCTCACTCTCACTGCTAAGCGCATGGCCCGCAAGAACTGCCTGGTTAAGAACCTGGAGGCGGTGGAGACGCTAGGTTCTACCTCTACTATCTGCTCGGACAAGACGGGCACTCTGACCCAGAACAGGATGACGGTGGCTCACATGTGGTTTGACAACCAGATCCACGAGGCCGACACGACCGAGGACCAGTCAG GCTCCTCCTTCGACAAGAGCTCCCAGACTTGGGTGTCCCTGGCCCGTATCGCCTCGCTGTGCAACCGCGCCGTGTTCAAGGCCGGCCAGGACTCGCTGCCCATCCTCAAGCGCGAGGTGGCCGGCGACGCCTCCGAGTCGGCGTTGCTCAAATGCATCGAGCTGTCTTGCGGCACCGTCAAGGCCATGAGGGACAAGAACAAGAAGGTGGCTGAGATACCCTTCAACTCCACCAACAAGTATCAG CTCTCCATTCACGAGAGCGAGGACGAGTCGGAGAACCGCTACCTGCTGGTGATGAAGGGGGCCCCGGAGAGGATCCTGGACCGCTGCTCCACCATCATGTTGCAGGGCCGCGAGCAGCCCATGGACGACGAGATGAAGGAGGCCTTCCAGAACGCTTACTTGGAACTGGGAGGCCTCGGGGAGCGAGTGCTGG GCTTCTGCCACCTCTTCCTCCCAGAGGACTCCTACCCAAAAGGGTTTGCCTTTGACACAGACGATGTCAACTTCCAGACGGACAATCTTTGCTTCGTGGGCCTCATGTCCATGATCGACCCGCCCCGCGCCGCCGTCCCCGACGCTGTCGGCAAGTGTCGCTCCGCCGGCATCAAG GTCATCATGGTGACCGGCGATCATCCGATCACAGCTAAGGCCATCGCCAAGGGTGTGGGCATCATCTCCGAGGGCAACGAGACGGTCGAGGACATCGCCGCGCGTCTCAACATCCCCGTGAGTCAGGTGAACCCCAG GGACGCCAAAGCCTGCGTGATCCACGGGACAGACCTGAAGGACCTCGACCAAGACCAGATGGACGACATTTTAAGGAACCACACGGAGATCGTCTTTGCCAGAACCTCACCTCAGCAGAAGCTCATCATCGTCGAAGGCTGCCAGAGACAG GGCGCCATCGTAGCCGTGACGGGCGACGGCGTCAACGACTCTCCCGCCCTCAAGAAGGCCGACATCGGCGTCGCCATGGGGATCTCCGGCTCGGACGTATCCAAACAAGCCGCCGACATGATCCTGCTAGACGACAACTTTGCCTCCATCGTCACAGGCGTGGAGGAAG GCCGCCTCATCTTTGACAACCTGAAGAAGTCCATCGCCTACACGCTCACCAGCAACATCCCCGAGATCACCcccttcctcttcttcatcctGGTCAACATCCCGCTCCCTCTGGGTACCATCACCATCCTCTGCATCGACCTGGGCACGGACATG GTGCCGGCCATCTCACTGGCGTACGAGGCGGCCGAAAGCGACATCATGAAGCGTCAGCCCAGGAACCCGATGAGAGACAAACTGGTCAACGAGAGGCTCATCAGCATCGCTTACGGACAGATCG GTATGATCCAAGCGCTCGGCGGCTTCTTCGCCTACTTCGTCATCATGGCAGAGAACGGCTTCCGGCCCTCCGTACTGATGGGAATTCGCCTCAACTGGGACGACCGctccaacaacgacctggaggaCAGCTACGGCCAACAATGG ACGTACGAGCAGCGCAAGATTGTGGAGTTCACGTGCCACACGGCCTTCTTCGTCAGCATCGTGGTGGTGCAGTGGGCTGACGTCATCATCTGCAAGACCAGACGCAACTCCGTCTTCCAGCAGGGCATGAG GAACAAGATTCTGATCTTCGGCCTGTTTGAGGAAACGGCTCTGGCCGCCTTACTGTCCTACTGCCCCGGCATGGACGTAGCGCTACGGATGTACCCGCTCAA GGCCAGCTGGTGGTTCTGCGCCTTCCCGTACAGTTTCCTCATCTTTGTTTACGATGAGATCCGAAAGCTCATCCTGCGCCGAAATCCTGGAG GATGGGTGGAAAGGGAGACATACTATTAA
- the LOC125986942 gene encoding sodium/potassium-transporting ATPase subunit alpha-3 isoform X1 has translation MADGGRRRESREPSHKLQRGENVFNVSHATPHDTGRDQYGRSDSYRVATTQEKDEKESPKKKGGKGMDDLKKEVPITEHKMSVEEVCRKYTTDIVQGLTNARAAEYLARDGPNALTPPPTTPEWVKFCRQLFGGFSILLWIGAILCFLAYAIQAATEDEPAGDNLYLGIVLSAVVIITGCFSYFQEAKSSKIMESFKNMVPQQALVIREGEKMQINAEQVVAGDLVEVKGGDRIPADLRIISSHGCKVDNSSLTGESEPQTRSPDCTHENPLETRNIAFFSTNCVEGTARGIVVCTGDRTVMGRIATLTSGLETGKTPIAKEIEHFIHIITGVAVFLGVTFFVLSLVLGYSWLEAVIFLIGIIVANVPEGLLATVTVCLTLTAKRMARKNCLVKNLEAVETLGSTSTICSDKTGTLTQNRMTVAHMWFDNQIHEADTTEDQSGSSFDKSSQTWVSLARIASLCNRAVFKAGQDSLPILKREVAGDASESALLKCIELSCGTVKAMRDKNKKVAEIPFNSTNKYQLSIHESEDESENRYLLVMKGAPERILDRCSTIMLQGREQPMDDEMKEAFQNAYLELGGLGERVLGFCHLFLPEDSYPKGFAFDTDDVNFQTDNLCFVGLMSMIDPPRAAVPDAVGKCRSAGIKVIMVTGDHPITAKAIAKGVGIISEGNETVEDIAARLNIPVSQVNPRDAKACVIHGTDLKDLDQDQMDDILRNHTEIVFARTSPQQKLIIVEGCQRQGAIVAVTGDGVNDSPALKKADIGVAMGISGSDVSKQAADMILLDDNFASIVTGVEEGRLIFDNLKKSIAYTLTSNIPEITPFLFFILVNIPLPLGTITILCIDLGTDMVPAISLAYEAAESDIMKRQPRNPMRDKLVNERLISIAYGQIGMIQALGGFFAYFVIMAENGFRPSVLMGIRLNWDDRSNNDLEDSYGQQWTYEQRKIVEFTCHTAFFVSIVVVQWADVIICKTRRNSVFQQGMRNKILIFGLFEETALAALLSYCPGMDVALRMYPLKASWWFCAFPYSFLIFVYDEIRKLILRRNPGGWVERETYY, from the exons TATGGAAGGTCAGACAGCTACCGCGTGGCCACCACGCAGGAGAAGGACGAGAAGGAGTCACCCAAGAAGAAAGGAGGCAAGGGCATGGACGATCTCAAGAAGGAAGTCCCCATT ACGGAGCACAAAATGTCTGTGGAGGAAGTTTGCAGGAAGTACACCACTGACATCGTCCAG GGTCTGACCAACGCAAGGGCCGCCGAGTACCTGGCCCGAGATGGCCCCAATGCCTTGACCCCACCGCCCACTACTCCGGAGTGGGTCAAGTTCTGTCGCCAGCTGTTTGGCGGCTTCTCCATCCTGCTGTGGATCGGCGCCATCCTCTGTTTCCTGGCCTACGCCATCCAGGCCGCCACGGAGGACGAGCCCGCCGGGGACAAC TTGTACCTCGGTATCGTGTTGTCGGCCGTGGTCATCATCACCGGCTGCTTCTCTTACTTTCAAGAGGCCAAGAGCTCCAAGATCATGGAGTCCTTCAAGAACATGGTCCCCCAG CAAGCGCTGGTGATCCGCGAAGGGGAGAAGATGCAGATCAATGCCGAGCAGGTGGTGGCCGGAGACCTGGTGGAGGTGAAGGGGGGAGACCGAATCCCCGCCGACCTCCGCATCATCTCTTCCCACGGCTGCAAGGTGGACAACTCCTCTCTGACTGGCGAATCAGAGCCTCAGACCAGGTCGCCGGACTGCACCCATGAAAATCCTCTGGAGACCCGGAACATCGCCTTCTTCTCCACAAACTGTGTGGAAG GCACAGCTCGTGGCATCGTGGTGTGCACGGGCGATCGCACCGTGATGGGCCGCATCGCCACCCTCACTTCGGGCCTGGAGACCGGCAAG ACTCCCATCGCCAAGGAGATCGAGCACTTCATCCACATCATCACCGGCGTGGCCGTCTTCCTCGGCGTCACCTTCTTCGTCCTCTCGCTGGTCCTGGGCTACTCCTGGCTGGAGGCCGTCATCTTCCTCATCGGCATCATCGTCGCCAACGTGCCCGAAGGCCTGCTGGCCACCGTCACG GTGTGTCTCACTCTCACTGCTAAGCGCATGGCCCGCAAGAACTGCCTGGTTAAGAACCTGGAGGCGGTGGAGACGCTAGGTTCTACCTCTACTATCTGCTCGGACAAGACGGGCACTCTGACCCAGAACAGGATGACGGTGGCTCACATGTGGTTTGACAACCAGATCCACGAGGCCGACACGACCGAGGACCAGTCAG GCTCCTCCTTCGACAAGAGCTCCCAGACTTGGGTGTCCCTGGCCCGTATCGCCTCGCTGTGCAACCGCGCCGTGTTCAAGGCCGGCCAGGACTCGCTGCCCATCCTCAAGCGCGAGGTGGCCGGCGACGCCTCCGAGTCGGCGTTGCTCAAATGCATCGAGCTGTCTTGCGGCACCGTCAAGGCCATGAGGGACAAGAACAAGAAGGTGGCTGAGATACCCTTCAACTCCACCAACAAGTATCAG CTCTCCATTCACGAGAGCGAGGACGAGTCGGAGAACCGCTACCTGCTGGTGATGAAGGGGGCCCCGGAGAGGATCCTGGACCGCTGCTCCACCATCATGTTGCAGGGCCGCGAGCAGCCCATGGACGACGAGATGAAGGAGGCCTTCCAGAACGCTTACTTGGAACTGGGAGGCCTCGGGGAGCGAGTGCTGG GCTTCTGCCACCTCTTCCTCCCAGAGGACTCCTACCCAAAAGGGTTTGCCTTTGACACAGACGATGTCAACTTCCAGACGGACAATCTTTGCTTCGTGGGCCTCATGTCCATGATCGACCCGCCCCGCGCCGCCGTCCCCGACGCTGTCGGCAAGTGTCGCTCCGCCGGCATCAAG GTCATCATGGTGACCGGCGATCATCCGATCACAGCTAAGGCCATCGCCAAGGGTGTGGGCATCATCTCCGAGGGCAACGAGACGGTCGAGGACATCGCCGCGCGTCTCAACATCCCCGTGAGTCAGGTGAACCCCAG GGACGCCAAAGCCTGCGTGATCCACGGGACAGACCTGAAGGACCTCGACCAAGACCAGATGGACGACATTTTAAGGAACCACACGGAGATCGTCTTTGCCAGAACCTCACCTCAGCAGAAGCTCATCATCGTCGAAGGCTGCCAGAGACAG GGCGCCATCGTAGCCGTGACGGGCGACGGCGTCAACGACTCTCCCGCCCTCAAGAAGGCCGACATCGGCGTCGCCATGGGGATCTCCGGCTCGGACGTATCCAAACAAGCCGCCGACATGATCCTGCTAGACGACAACTTTGCCTCCATCGTCACAGGCGTGGAGGAAG GCCGCCTCATCTTTGACAACCTGAAGAAGTCCATCGCCTACACGCTCACCAGCAACATCCCCGAGATCACCcccttcctcttcttcatcctGGTCAACATCCCGCTCCCTCTGGGTACCATCACCATCCTCTGCATCGACCTGGGCACGGACATG GTGCCGGCCATCTCACTGGCGTACGAGGCGGCCGAAAGCGACATCATGAAGCGTCAGCCCAGGAACCCGATGAGAGACAAACTGGTCAACGAGAGGCTCATCAGCATCGCTTACGGACAGATCG GTATGATCCAAGCGCTCGGCGGCTTCTTCGCCTACTTCGTCATCATGGCAGAGAACGGCTTCCGGCCCTCCGTACTGATGGGAATTCGCCTCAACTGGGACGACCGctccaacaacgacctggaggaCAGCTACGGCCAACAATGG ACGTACGAGCAGCGCAAGATTGTGGAGTTCACGTGCCACACGGCCTTCTTCGTCAGCATCGTGGTGGTGCAGTGGGCTGACGTCATCATCTGCAAGACCAGACGCAACTCCGTCTTCCAGCAGGGCATGAG GAACAAGATTCTGATCTTCGGCCTGTTTGAGGAAACGGCTCTGGCCGCCTTACTGTCCTACTGCCCCGGCATGGACGTAGCGCTACGGATGTACCCGCTCAA GGCCAGCTGGTGGTTCTGCGCCTTCCCGTACAGTTTCCTCATCTTTGTTTACGATGAGATCCGAAAGCTCATCCTGCGCCGAAATCCTGGAG GATGGGTGGAAAGGGAGACATACTATTAA